The uncultured Fusobacterium sp. genome includes a window with the following:
- the trpS gene encoding tryptophan--tRNA ligase, translating to MKRSLSGIQPSGILHLGNYFGAMKQFIDAQNSGEYDGFYFIADYHSLTSLTDPKSLKDNTYNIVLDYLALGLDPNKSTIFLQSDVPEHVELSWLLSNVTPVGLLERGHSYKDKIAKGIFPNTGLLTYPVLMAADILMYDADVVPVGKDQKQHLEMTRDIAMKFNQQYGVELFKLPEPLTLDDSAVVPGVDGQKMSKSYGNTINMFASKKDLKKQIMSIVTDSTPLEEPKNPDNNIAKLYALFASIEKQNEMKEKFLAGNYGYGHAKTELLNAVLEYFGEARERREKLAQDMNYIHDVLFEGGKKARAIAQEKVMKAKEAVGIIGNMYKYY from the coding sequence ATGAAAAGAAGTTTATCTGGTATTCAACCTAGTGGAATACTTCACCTTGGAAACTATTTTGGAGCTATGAAACAATTTATAGATGCTCAAAATAGTGGAGAGTATGATGGATTTTATTTTATAGCTGACTATCACTCTCTTACATCACTTACTGATCCAAAATCATTAAAGGATAACACTTATAATATTGTGCTTGATTATCTAGCACTTGGACTTGACCCTAATAAATCAACTATATTTTTACAATCAGATGTCCCTGAGCATGTAGAACTTTCTTGGTTACTATCAAATGTAACTCCTGTTGGATTACTAGAAAGAGGACACTCATACAAGGATAAAATAGCTAAAGGAATTTTCCCTAACACTGGACTACTTACTTATCCAGTTCTTATGGCTGCAGATATACTTATGTATGATGCTGATGTTGTTCCTGTAGGAAAAGACCAAAAACAACATTTAGAGATGACTAGAGATATAGCTATGAAATTCAATCAACAATATGGAGTTGAACTATTTAAACTTCCTGAACCTCTTACTTTAGATGATTCAGCAGTAGTTCCTGGAGTAGATGGACAAAAAATGAGTAAATCTTATGGAAATACTATTAATATGTTTGCTAGTAAAAAAGATTTAAAGAAACAAATTATGAGTATTGTAACAGATTCTACTCCTTTAGAAGAGCCAAAAAATCCTGATAACAATATAGCTAAACTTTATGCACTATTTGCTTCAATTGAAAAACAAAATGAGATGAAAGAGAAATTTTTAGCTGGTAACTATGGTTATGGACATGCTAAAACAGAGCTTCTAAATGCTGTATTGGAATATTTTGGAGAAGCTAGAGAGAGAAGAGAAAAATTAGCTCAAGATATGAATTATATCCACGATGTACTATTTGAAGGTGGAAAAAAGGCTAGAGCTATTGCTCAAGAAAAAGTTATGAAGGCTAAAGAAGCTGTTGGTATTATTGGTAATATGTACAAATATTATTAA
- a CDS encoding ABC transporter substrate-binding protein: MKKIIAMLAGAAMMVSCGGNQTQDENSTIKVGGMGPLTGSAAMYGTTIEKGAKLAFEEINNNGGVLGKKLEYISLDEKADPIEAVNAYNKLVDEGVVAILGSVTSKPTLAVAELAAQDGMPMITPTGTQINITDAGPNVFRVCFTDPYQGSTLAKFAKDKLNAKTAAVMVNTSSDYSDGIANAFIEQAQKEGIEIVAKEGYSDGDKDFKAQLTKINGENPDILMVPEYYELSALIATQAREIGMKSTFVGPDGWDGIIGALDPSSYSVVDNSYFTNHYSAEDGSEKVQSFLKKYREKYNEEPTAFSALAYDNVYILKNAIEKAGTTNKEDLVKAIKASDMDGITGHLTFDEKNNPIKAVTIIKVKDGKYIFDSVVETK; this comes from the coding sequence GTGGTGGAAATCAAACACAAGATGAAAATTCTACTATTAAGGTAGGAGGAATGGGACCTTTAACTGGTTCTGCAGCTATGTATGGAACTACTATTGAGAAAGGGGCTAAGTTAGCTTTTGAAGAGATTAATAACAACGGAGGAGTTTTAGGTAAAAAGTTAGAATATATCTCTTTAGATGAAAAAGCTGATCCTATTGAAGCTGTAAATGCTTATAATAAGTTAGTTGATGAAGGAGTTGTCGCTATACTTGGAAGTGTTACTTCTAAACCAACTTTAGCTGTTGCTGAGTTAGCTGCTCAAGATGGAATGCCTATGATTACTCCTACTGGAACACAAATAAATATAACTGATGCTGGACCTAATGTATTCCGTGTATGTTTTACTGACCCATATCAAGGAAGTACATTAGCTAAATTTGCTAAAGATAAATTAAATGCAAAAACTGCTGCTGTTATGGTTAATACATCTAGTGACTATTCAGATGGTATTGCTAACGCTTTTATAGAACAAGCACAAAAAGAGGGAATAGAAATAGTAGCTAAAGAGGGATACTCTGATGGAGATAAAGATTTTAAAGCCCAACTTACTAAAATAAATGGAGAAAATCCTGATATTTTAATGGTTCCTGAATATTATGAACTTTCTGCTCTTATAGCTACACAAGCTAGAGAAATTGGAATGAAATCTACTTTTGTAGGACCAGATGGTTGGGATGGAATCATAGGAGCACTTGACCCATCATCATACTCAGTTGTTGATAATTCTTACTTTACAAATCACTATTCAGCAGAAGATGGCAGTGAAAAAGTACAATCTTTCTTAAAAAAATATAGAGAAAAATATAATGAAGAACCTACTGCTTTCTCAGCTTTAGCTTATGATAATGTATACATATTAAAAAATGCAATTGAAAAAGCTGGTACAACTAATAAAGAGGATTTAGTAAAAGCTATCAAAGCTAGTGATATGGATGGTATTACTGGACATTTAACTTTTGATGAAAAAAATAACCCAATTAAAGCCGTTACAATAATTAAAGTAAAAGATGGAAAATACATTTTTGATTCTGTTGTAGAAACAAAATAA
- a CDS encoding 4-hydroxy-3-methylbut-2-enyl diphosphate reductase: protein MEIIRAKHMGFCFGVAGAIDICQKVINDKNNYNRNIYILGMLVHNEHVVKKLEEQGFKTVKEEEILQGKDNLNKNDIVIIRAHGTSEKIFEILKEKQVEIYDATCVFVTHIRKTLVEMEKKGYDILFIGDKNHPEVKGIISFGKNVTVCNDLEELLKVEIDKNKKYCLLTQTTLNKKKLEKIKSYLENNFQNVKILDKICGATQVRQEAVEELAKKVDMLIVIGGKTSSNTKKLYDISSNFNPNTYLIQDENDLNIEWFRGMNKIGITAGASTPEEIVIKIENQIRGIH, encoded by the coding sequence ATGGAAATAATAAGAGCAAAACATATGGGATTTTGTTTTGGAGTTGCTGGAGCTATTGATATTTGTCAAAAAGTTATCAATGATAAAAATAATTATAATAGAAATATCTATATTCTAGGTATGTTAGTTCACAATGAACATGTGGTAAAAAAACTTGAAGAACAAGGTTTTAAAACTGTTAAAGAAGAGGAAATACTTCAAGGAAAAGATAATTTAAATAAAAATGATATAGTTATTATAAGAGCTCATGGTACCTCTGAAAAAATTTTTGAAATTTTAAAAGAAAAACAAGTTGAAATTTATGATGCAACATGTGTTTTTGTTACTCATATAAGAAAAACACTTGTAGAAATGGAAAAAAAAGGGTATGATATATTATTTATAGGAGATAAAAATCATCCTGAAGTTAAAGGAATCATATCTTTTGGAAAAAATGTAACTGTTTGTAATGATTTAGAAGAACTTTTAAAAGTTGAAATTGATAAAAATAAAAAATATTGCTTACTTACACAAACTACTTTAAATAAAAAAAAGTTAGAAAAAATAAAAAGTTATTTGGAAAATAACTTTCAAAATGTTAAAATATTAGATAAGATCTGTGGAGCTACTCAAGTTCGACAAGAAGCAGTAGAAGAATTAGCTAAGAAAGTAGATATGCTCATTGTAATAGGAGGTAAAACTAGTTCTAATACAAAAAAATTATATGACATATCTAGTAACTTTAATCCTAATACATATCTTATTCAAGATGAAAATGATTTAAATATAGAATGGTTTAGAGGAATGAATAAAATAGGTATTACTGCAGGAGCATCAACACCAGAAGAAATAGTAATTAAAATAGAAAATCAAATAAGGGGGATTCATTAA
- a CDS encoding HPr family phosphocarrier protein yields MKSRIVEIKNKAGLHARPSSLFVQLVTEYDSDITVKCDDEEINGKSIMGLMLLAAEQGRKLELIADGPDEDEMLDALVDLIEVKKFNEE; encoded by the coding sequence ATGAAAAGTAGAATAGTAGAAATTAAAAATAAAGCTGGTCTTCATGCTAGACCTTCATCTTTATTTGTACAATTAGTTACAGAATATGACTCAGATATTACTGTAAAATGTGATGATGAAGAGATTAATGGAAAGAGTATAATGGGACTTATGCTTTTAGCTGCTGAACAAGGTAGAAAGCTTGAACTAATTGCTGATGGTCCAGATGAAGATGAAATGTTAGATGCTTTAGTTGATTTAATTGAAGTAAAAAAATTTAATGAAGAATAA
- the ptsP gene encoding phosphoenolpyruvate--protein phosphotransferase: MEYLIGKCAYEGVVIEDVYLDQDTYLQNEKETIAFEEVEKEIHKLEDCLNKAENSLISLKEELNGKIKQKELSLIDAHILLLKDPMYVSDIKKCIQKEQKKVEYAIIETTEKFIKLFENIDSPVYRQRGLDIKDVANRLLDILKDKDNNYKAFHNKILVTKEIYPTELLKLHKEGITLKGIIMEYGGETSHVAILAKALKIPTIMGVSNIFDHNWNDKVILDTTEEIGVVIINPNEEELNLYKEKQEKFLLKLKKIQESKNLPCITEDGIPVNLYLNLGNSEHDNLKEVDRSKIAGVGLLRTELLYMNGSDFPTEEKQFNIYHEALKDFTKDQTIVIRTLDIGADKQLSYFKMKSESNPFLGLRGIRFSLENRDIFKTQLRVILRLSSEKNIKIMYPMVTNIDEIREANLILNEVKNELRNQNISFNENIEVGMMVEVPSVIMMAEAFAKEIDFFSIGSNDLTQYILATDRLSETVGDLYDSYNPAVLRAIYHVKKAADKYNKKISVCGELAGELKGILVLLSLGIRDLSMVEASILPAKNLIRKLNYEKLTTLREKILDCKNSKEIKGILKNYIEF; encoded by the coding sequence ATGGAGTATTTAATCGGTAAATGTGCATATGAAGGTGTTGTTATTGAAGATGTTTACTTAGATCAAGACACTTATTTACAAAATGAAAAAGAAACTATTGCTTTTGAAGAAGTAGAAAAGGAAATACACAAATTAGAAGATTGCTTAAATAAAGCAGAAAATTCTTTAATTTCTCTAAAAGAGGAACTTAATGGAAAAATAAAACAAAAAGAACTCTCTTTAATAGATGCTCATATTTTATTACTAAAAGATCCTATGTATGTTTCTGATATAAAAAAGTGTATACAAAAAGAGCAAAAAAAAGTAGAATATGCTATAATTGAAACTACTGAAAAATTTATAAAACTTTTTGAAAACATAGATAGTCCTGTATATCGTCAAAGAGGATTAGATATAAAAGATGTTGCTAATCGTCTTTTAGATATTTTAAAAGATAAAGATAACAACTATAAAGCTTTCCATAATAAAATTCTAGTTACTAAAGAGATTTATCCTACTGAATTACTTAAGTTACATAAAGAGGGAATTACTTTAAAAGGAATTATAATGGAATATGGAGGAGAAACCTCTCATGTTGCTATCTTAGCTAAAGCTTTAAAAATTCCAACAATTATGGGAGTATCAAATATATTCGACCACAATTGGAATGATAAAGTTATTTTAGATACTACTGAAGAGATTGGGGTTGTTATTATAAACCCTAATGAAGAAGAATTAAATTTATATAAAGAAAAACAAGAAAAATTTCTTTTAAAACTAAAAAAAATACAAGAAAGTAAAAACTTACCTTGTATTACTGAAGATGGTATCCCTGTTAATCTCTATTTAAACTTAGGAAATAGTGAACATGATAATTTAAAAGAAGTTGATAGAAGTAAAATTGCTGGGGTTGGTCTTTTAAGAACAGAACTATTATATATGAATGGTTCTGACTTCCCAACTGAAGAGAAACAATTTAATATATATCATGAAGCTTTAAAAGATTTTACTAAAGATCAAACTATAGTTATTAGAACATTGGATATTGGTGCTGATAAACAACTTTCTTACTTTAAAATGAAAAGTGAAAGTAATCCTTTCTTAGGATTAAGAGGTATTCGTTTTTCTTTAGAAAATAGAGATATTTTTAAAACTCAACTGAGAGTAATTCTTAGGTTATCTAGTGAAAAAAATATTAAGATAATGTATCCTATGGTTACAAATATTGATGAAATTAGAGAAGCTAACCTAATTTTAAATGAAGTTAAAAATGAATTAAGAAATCAAAATATCAGTTTTAATGAAAATATTGAAGTAGGTATGATGGTAGAAGTTCCATCAGTAATTATGATGGCTGAAGCTTTTGCAAAAGAAATTGATTTTTTCAGTATAGGAAGTAATGATTTAACTCAATATATTTTAGCTACAGATAGACTTTCAGAAACTGTTGGTGATCTTTATGATTCATATAATCCTGCTGTGTTACGTGCTATTTATCATGTAAAAAAAGCAGCTGATAAATATAATAAAAAAATATCTGTATGTGGAGAGTTAGCTGGAGAATTAAAAGGAATTTTAGTGTTATTAAGTTTAGGAATAAGAGATTTAAGTATGGTAGAAGCCTCTATCCTTCCTGCTAAAAATTTAATTAGAAAATTAAATTATGAAAAGCTAACTACCTTGAGAGAAAAAATTCTTGATTGTAAAAATTCAAAAGAAATAAAAGGAATTTTAAAAAATTATATAGAATTTTAA
- a CDS encoding 30S ribosomal protein S1, which yields MYNNENYDEFEALLNEYLPAEEKTRVRATGIIAQRDRNYAYLDVQGQPTSVRVRNEELLAYNIGDEVEVLLVGETEDGEFIIGSRKRIDMEDNLKKLEEAFEKKEIITGKIVKRIKGGYMVEALFHQGFLPNSLSEINMKDGDKFIGQEVQLMIKDIQLEKDKKTKKITFSRKDITLQKEEKEFSELKVGDVVEAEVTDILDFGLSVKIGHLRGFVHISEVSWKKLEKLTDEYKKGDIIKGKIISLEAEKKNIKLSIKALTRNPWDVVAETVGVDSVVEGKVTKLLPYGVFVEIADGVEGLVHMSDFTWNKKRVNLNEFVQVGDIVKVRVLEFVPAERKLKLGIKQLSENPWDSAEERFAVGKELSAKVLEVKPFGLFAEVEPGVDVFIHQSDYNWQGEANKKFSVGDTVNFKVIELNMEDNKIKGSIKALTKSPWELALETYKVGQTVEKEIKNIMDFGLFINLSKGVDGFVPAQMASKDFVKNLKDKFKVGDVVKAQIVEIDKEKQRIKLSIKKIEIEEEKRENQELLSKYGTSSTEE from the coding sequence ATGTATAACAACGAAAACTATGATGAATTTGAAGCTCTGCTAAATGAGTACTTACCAGCAGAGGAAAAAACAAGGGTAAGAGCAACTGGAATAATAGCACAAAGAGATAGAAACTATGCATATCTTGACGTTCAAGGACAACCAACAAGTGTTAGAGTTAGAAATGAAGAGCTTTTAGCTTATAATATAGGTGATGAAGTTGAAGTTCTTTTAGTAGGAGAAACAGAAGATGGTGAATTTATCATCGGTTCTAGAAAAAGAATTGATATGGAAGACAATCTTAAAAAACTAGAAGAAGCTTTTGAAAAGAAAGAAATAATAACTGGTAAAATTGTAAAAAGAATCAAAGGTGGATATATGGTAGAAGCTTTATTCCATCAAGGATTCCTTCCTAACTCTCTTTCTGAAATCAATATGAAAGATGGAGATAAATTCATAGGTCAAGAAGTTCAACTTATGATAAAAGATATTCAACTTGAAAAAGATAAGAAAACTAAAAAAATCACTTTCTCTAGAAAAGATATCACTCTTCAAAAAGAAGAAAAAGAATTTTCTGAATTAAAAGTTGGAGATGTTGTAGAAGCAGAAGTTACTGATATTTTAGACTTTGGACTTTCTGTTAAAATTGGACACCTTAGAGGATTTGTTCATATTTCTGAAGTATCTTGGAAAAAACTTGAAAAACTTACTGATGAATACAAAAAAGGAGATATTATTAAAGGAAAAATTATATCTCTTGAAGCAGAAAAGAAAAATATAAAACTTTCTATTAAAGCATTAACTAGAAATCCTTGGGATGTTGTAGCTGAAACTGTTGGAGTAGATTCAGTAGTAGAAGGAAAAGTTACTAAATTACTTCCTTATGGAGTATTTGTTGAAATAGCTGATGGTGTAGAAGGTCTTGTTCATATGTCAGATTTTACTTGGAATAAAAAGAGAGTTAACCTTAATGAATTTGTTCAAGTAGGTGACATTGTAAAAGTTAGAGTTCTTGAATTTGTTCCTGCTGAAAGAAAATTAAAATTAGGAATTAAACAACTTTCTGAAAATCCTTGGGATTCTGCTGAAGAAAGATTTGCAGTAGGTAAAGAATTATCTGCTAAAGTTTTAGAAGTTAAACCATTTGGTTTATTTGCTGAAGTTGAACCAGGAGTAGATGTATTTATTCACCAATCTGATTACAATTGGCAAGGAGAAGCAAATAAAAAATTCTCAGTTGGAGATACAGTAAACTTCAAAGTAATTGAACTTAATATGGAAGATAATAAAATAAAAGGAAGTATCAAAGCTTTAACTAAGAGTCCATGGGAATTAGCCCTTGAAACTTATAAAGTTGGACAAACTGTTGAAAAAGAGATAAAAAATATAATGGATTTTGGACTATTTATCAATCTTAGCAAAGGTGTAGATGGTTTTGTTCCAGCTCAAATGGCTTCTAAAGATTTCGTTAAAAACTTAAAAGATAAATTTAAAGTTGGAGATGTTGTAAAAGCTCAAATCGTTGAAATAGACAAAGAAAAACAAAGAATAAAACTTTCTATTAAAAAAATAGAAATAGAAGAAGAAAAAAGAGAAAACCAAGAATTATTATCTAAATATGGTACTTCTTCAACAGAAGAATAA
- a CDS encoding glutamine synthetase III — translation MNTMLDMFGVNYFSELELKSRVPSSIFKKFKAVQLGDAEMSLEVADVIANAVKSWATEKGATHFTHWFQPLTELTAEKHESFISVTSEGTIMSQFSGKDLIKGEADTSSFPNGGLRSTFEARGYTAWDTSSPMFIKGEGVTKSLYIPTAFVGYNGEALDKKVPLLRSIKSIEAQALRIQRLLGDFNTKHINVTLGVEQEYFLVEKEFWDRRQDLALAGRTVFGNLPPKGQEMNDHYYGTIKERVEIFMSELDAELWKLGVMAKTKHNEVAPNQFEIALMFTTANVSVDQNHLAMDTIKKVANRHGLAALLHEKPFQGVNGSGKHCNWSLATDTGKNIFDPDNLTPDNLQFLLYTMALVEGVDRYADVLRACTATPGNDHRLGGHEAPPAVISIFLGEQLQELFEKIGKADFMESTDINETIDIGVRIPKIAKDLSDRNRTSPFAFTGNKFEFRMPGSSASASTPVFMINTIVADILREYADVLEKTDPTKNINKYIIKLIKERYNLHKRIIFNGNGYEEAWIEKAKELGLSNLKNTVEGIPVYIREETIELFERNGVLTRNELYSRFKVYSDRYNKQTNIEISTAIRMARNEIYPCIIKYITNISQMINSVREALKEEEFIQYDKEHLIKVIGFKNQLKNTITELNEGLKKATSISDEYERACYYHSELVPVLNEMRTVVDSLELLVDKTVWPIPTYYDLLFRL, via the coding sequence ATGAACACAATGCTAGATATGTTTGGTGTTAATTATTTCTCAGAACTTGAATTAAAAAGTAGAGTTCCTAGTTCAATTTTTAAGAAATTTAAAGCTGTCCAATTAGGAGATGCTGAAATGTCTTTAGAAGTTGCTGATGTAATAGCTAACGCCGTAAAAAGTTGGGCAACTGAAAAGGGAGCTACACATTTTACACACTGGTTTCAACCTCTTACTGAATTAACTGCTGAAAAACATGAATCTTTTATTTCTGTAACTTCTGAAGGGACTATTATGTCTCAGTTTTCTGGAAAGGATTTAATAAAAGGAGAAGCAGATACATCTTCTTTTCCTAATGGTGGTTTAAGATCAACATTTGAAGCTCGTGGATATACAGCATGGGATACAAGTTCTCCAATGTTTATAAAAGGGGAAGGGGTCACAAAATCTCTATATATACCTACAGCCTTTGTTGGATATAATGGAGAAGCACTAGATAAAAAAGTACCTCTTTTAAGGTCAATAAAATCAATAGAAGCACAAGCTTTAAGAATTCAAAGGCTTTTAGGAGATTTTAATACAAAACATATAAATGTAACTTTAGGAGTTGAGCAAGAATATTTTCTTGTTGAAAAAGAATTTTGGGATAGAAGACAAGATTTAGCTCTTGCAGGAAGAACTGTTTTTGGAAATCTTCCACCAAAAGGGCAAGAGATGAATGACCATTACTATGGAACTATTAAAGAGAGAGTAGAAATATTCATGTCAGAATTAGATGCTGAACTTTGGAAACTTGGAGTAATGGCAAAAACAAAACATAATGAAGTTGCCCCAAATCAATTTGAAATTGCTTTAATGTTTACAACTGCCAATGTTTCTGTTGACCAAAATCATTTAGCTATGGATACTATAAAAAAAGTTGCCAATAGACATGGTTTGGCGGCTCTTTTACATGAAAAACCTTTCCAAGGAGTTAATGGTTCAGGAAAACATTGTAACTGGTCTTTAGCTACAGATACAGGAAAAAATATTTTTGATCCAGATAATTTAACTCCAGATAATTTACAATTTCTTCTATATACTATGGCATTAGTAGAAGGAGTAGATAGATATGCTGATGTATTAAGAGCTTGTACTGCCACTCCAGGAAATGATCATAGATTAGGAGGACATGAAGCTCCACCAGCAGTAATTTCTATATTTTTAGGAGAACAATTACAAGAGCTATTTGAAAAAATAGGAAAAGCTGATTTTATGGAATCAACTGATATTAATGAAACAATAGATATTGGAGTTCGTATTCCTAAAATTGCTAAAGACTTATCAGATAGAAATAGAACATCTCCATTTGCTTTTACAGGAAATAAATTTGAATTTAGAATGCCAGGATCAAGTGCTTCTGCTTCAACACCAGTATTTATGATAAATACTATAGTAGCAGATATTTTAAGAGAGTATGCAGATGTTTTAGAAAAAACTGATCCAACAAAAAATATCAATAAATATATTATAAAATTGATAAAAGAGAGATATAATTTACATAAAAGAATTATTTTCAACGGAAATGGTTATGAAGAAGCTTGGATTGAAAAAGCAAAAGAATTAGGACTATCAAATTTAAAAAATACTGTAGAGGGAATCCCAGTATACATAAGAGAGGAAACTATAGAACTTTTTGAAAGAAATGGAGTATTAACAAGAAATGAGCTTTATTCAAGATTTAAAGTATATAGTGATAGATATAATAAGCAAACAAATATAGAGATTTCAACTGCTATTAGAATGGCAAGAAATGAAATTTATCCTTGTATAATTAAATATATAACTAATATTTCTCAAATGATAAATAGTGTTAGAGAGGCATTAAAAGAAGAAGAGTTTATTCAATATGACAAAGAGCATTTAATAAAAGTAATAGGATTTAAGAATCAATTAAAAAATACAATAACTGAATTAAATGAGGGATTGAAAAAAGCAACAAGTATTTCTGATGAATATGAAAGAGCTTGTTATTATCACTCAGAACTTGTTCCAGTTTTAAATGAAATGAGAACAGTTGTAGATTCTCTAGAGTTATTAGTTGATAAAACTGTATGGCCTATTCCAACTTACTATGATTTATTATTTAGATTATAA